A stretch of the Saprospiraceae bacterium genome encodes the following:
- the folP gene encoding dihydropteroate synthase: protein MTHRKDLNQIFTTNAKPLVMGIVNLDPESFYPASIAHSDLQALKLVESKMKEGMDILDLGAFSSRPGAKIPQEEAENQLIIPVLQKIRAAFPELPISIDTMRASVAQRCLDLGADLINDISGGNFDPDLPLVMSKSPAIYIAMHMKGIPENMQHEDNTTYLNVVDEVLKYFQQKICFFKTMGLHKVIIDPGFGFSKKLKDNYELLRTIYLFKILEKPLLIGVSRKSMIWKITNSAASDALIGSIVAAFYALLNSCTIIRVHDVRETAQMLKVFYAIQNPHYFDNQQS from the coding sequence ATGACTCATAGAAAGGATTTAAATCAGATTTTCACAACAAATGCTAAGCCTTTGGTTATGGGGATCGTTAATTTGGATCCTGAAAGCTTTTATCCGGCTAGTATTGCCCATTCTGATTTGCAGGCTTTAAAATTGGTAGAATCTAAAATGAAGGAAGGGATGGACATTTTAGATTTAGGAGCTTTCTCAAGTCGGCCCGGAGCGAAAATACCTCAAGAAGAGGCTGAAAATCAATTAATTATACCCGTTTTACAGAAAATCAGAGCAGCTTTTCCTGAGCTGCCGATTTCAATTGATACGATGAGGGCTTCAGTGGCGCAAAGATGTTTAGATTTAGGGGCGGACCTGATCAATGACATAAGTGGTGGTAATTTTGACCCGGACTTACCCTTGGTGATGTCTAAATCTCCTGCAATTTATATTGCTATGCATATGAAAGGTATTCCGGAAAATATGCAACATGAGGATAACACGACTTACCTAAATGTCGTTGATGAAGTATTGAAATATTTCCAACAAAAAATTTGTTTCTTTAAAACGATGGGACTTCATAAAGTAATCATAGATCCAGGTTTCGGATTTTCAAAAAAACTTAAGGATAATTATGAACTCTTGCGAACTATTTATTTGTTTAAAATATTAGAAAAGCCTTTATTAATTGGCGTTTCTCGGAAAAGTATGATTTGGAAGATTACCAATTCTGCTGCTTCTGATGCATTAATTGGGAGTATTGTGGCTGCTTTTTATGCTCTTTTAAATTCTTGTACGATTATTAGGGTTCATGACGTCAGGGAGACTGCTCAAATGCTCAAGGTATTTTATGCAATTCAAAATCCTCATTATTTTGATAATCAACAATCATAA
- a CDS encoding response regulator transcription factor encodes MIKYKILLVDDEPDILEFLSYNLIKEGYEVQTAANGMLALESIKRQVPDLILLDIMMPAMDGIRTCEEIRKHSDWASISIIFLTARTDDETQIEALDQGGDDFIQKPVKTKVLFSRIKAIIRRKLNPLTIEEDQIISFDNLSINPLKMEVLFKGIRLEFAKKEFLLLYLLASYPGKVFKRDEILERIWGKEVIVGDRTIDVHVRKLREKLEDSFIKTIKGVGYKFEI; translated from the coding sequence ATGATTAAGTATAAAATTTTATTAGTTGATGACGAACCGGACATCCTTGAGTTTCTTTCGTATAATTTGATAAAGGAAGGGTACGAAGTTCAAACTGCTGCCAATGGGATGCTGGCTCTTGAATCAATAAAAAGGCAGGTTCCGGATTTAATATTATTGGATATTATGATGCCAGCAATGGATGGAATACGTACATGCGAGGAAATCAGAAAACATTCTGATTGGGCCAGCATATCAATTATTTTTTTAACTGCACGAACGGACGATGAAACCCAAATTGAAGCTTTGGATCAGGGTGGGGATGATTTTATACAAAAACCAGTTAAAACCAAAGTATTATTTAGTCGGATTAAGGCCATCATAAGACGAAAATTAAATCCACTGACCATTGAAGAAGATCAAATAATCAGTTTTGACAATTTGAGCATAAATCCATTAAAAATGGAAGTGTTATTTAAAGGAATTCGATTGGAGTTTGCAAAAAAGGAATTTTTACTTCTATATTTGTTGGCTTCTTATCCTGGCAAAGTATTTAAAAGAGATGAGATATTAGAACGTATTTGGGGTAAAGAAGTTATCGTTGGCGATCGAACCATTGATGTACATGTTCGCAAATTAAGGGAGAAGTTAGAAGATTCCTTTATTAAAACAATTAAGGGTGTTGGGTATAAATTTGAAATATGA
- a CDS encoding sensor histidine kinase produces MILIGLNVISGQAVYIFIYLWILFGISYITLKLFITALVSKRLKLLYKLISDSKLGGEFKQVPNGSDSSMFAQIEQDVESWILKKNLELDQQTHLEKYRKEYIGNVSHELKTPVFNIQGYLQTLLDGGLEDPNVNRNFLEKAYKNSQRLQSIIDDLNIVYKLESGQETLELDAVNIRELIDEVFEENASLAAAKNIKLKFKKGTELDYHVEAAKEYLHIVLTNLINNSIKYGKEGGFTKLSLYDLDHEILIEVSDNGIGIPEEHIKHVFDRFYRVDKSRSREQGGSGLGLSIVKHIVEAHGQKLHVRSKEGFGTTFGFTLKRIK; encoded by the coding sequence TTGATTTTAATCGGCTTAAATGTCATCTCAGGCCAGGCAGTTTACATATTTATTTATCTCTGGATCCTATTTGGGATATCTTATATTACACTAAAATTATTTATCACTGCACTCGTTTCGAAAAGACTTAAGTTACTGTATAAACTAATTAGTGATTCCAAGTTGGGTGGTGAATTTAAGCAAGTGCCCAATGGCTCTGATTCCTCTATGTTTGCTCAAATTGAGCAAGATGTCGAATCTTGGATTTTAAAAAAGAATCTTGAATTAGACCAGCAGACACATCTTGAAAAATATAGAAAAGAGTATATAGGCAATGTTTCTCATGAACTTAAAACGCCTGTGTTTAATATTCAAGGTTACCTTCAGACCTTATTGGATGGGGGATTGGAAGATCCAAATGTGAATAGAAATTTTCTTGAAAAGGCATATAAAAATTCACAACGTCTTCAATCAATTATAGATGATTTAAATATTGTTTATAAATTAGAATCAGGACAGGAGACTCTTGAATTAGATGCAGTAAACATTCGTGAATTAATTGATGAAGTATTTGAAGAGAATGCCTCATTGGCAGCAGCTAAAAACATTAAGTTAAAATTTAAAAAAGGAACTGAGCTGGATTATCATGTAGAAGCTGCCAAAGAATACCTGCATATCGTTTTGACAAATTTAATCAACAACTCCATTAAATATGGGAAAGAAGGTGGATTTACAAAGTTAAGCTTGTATGATCTTGACCATGAAATTTTAATAGAAGTCAGTGATAATGGCATTGGCATCCCGGAAGAGCATATAAAACATGTTTTCGACCGATTTTATAGAGTAGATAAGAGTAGATCCAGAGAACAAGGCGGCAGTGGATTAGGATTATCTATTGTAAAGCATATTGTTGAAGCCCATGGACAAAAACTACATGTAAGAAGTAAGGAAGGATTCGGAACTACTTTTGGATTTACCTTAAAAAGAATTAAATAA
- a CDS encoding translocation/assembly module TamB domain-containing protein — protein sequence MSTPVAHSKALQNISVKALEYLLKFLGIVLVFIFMFIIVLRAEFVQDWSRNWLVDFLKKSYDQDLEINSFYLDPFNGFKGAFLIRDHHKDTLFYARDVHIGLLKSLRSVLSRKLYVDDIECDSVVMKIKVYEGESGSNLNYFISKFRNSESKNKDPFQFNLNHLILKNTKASYLDSKQSLNLAFNKLDLLVDSLNYNIQYFSIRKLLLDNPVVIYDKIRSEHAEHNISQIDAFDSCKISPSVYLRFLNINNGVLNFKDSLFTSEKGLMFSNINLTSKNIFHGDQLDHIEFLNLNLKSSDDFAIKNAAIRNFNLKDDQVLIEDFLLETLLSSLRFQLNSSLAYSNLVNKLDLKNTFIQMNLLEGKFDLLDFDKLFPKYHLLQKFNLKNGSSFNLTGKLFGKLNNLKGSNIIFNYSNQFNFTGNVGSRNLFIRDKLVLNLKIDQLLTTASFLRQLFERYNIPASYDRFGRIKMNGQFDGYLNDFVAYGSFNTDLGLIRSDIKVNFSSNQNHEAIYSGGISTSNLDLGALLQRKEFGILNSEIKIIDGKGLAANNLSANLDGKLNDFVYRDYHYSGISIAGLFKKSMLQGSIKIKDENADVDLTGSFARFGDTDDISLEGDIKKLNLQALNLRRDEASYSGKVKMNIKLVKNENLSGNLSVSNSNININGDKLYLKDFTFNSTKKAGKNRIELFSDYADFQFEGKFQLKNVIGDLKSLIVSKYPILDSLLDRKGRSQYPSLVGAGSLYIKDSRSLAKILNLPLEMDFSDFDFSVNSNTNDFELHSNRFDLKYKSFKFDKFSLVIGSQKNLSTVFTSDYIYINGIKRTGNFKCVGNLFDSTGRISFLLFDTLNTKILANINSNIKYNQDLFAVQVINKDLFFNNSRWMIDEANIIQKSKKGLLVNNFELSDSLHYLSIRDIDLKGLTLKSDGFDISFVNQFIRNKTISFSGLFSANIEIPDIKNIKEITGRFNFFQLHFNKDNFGPFNLSFRAYDIMKPWDIQVENVFQEHVIRGEGTINIPIVKTNYQYKPFDFSIDLNVKAFPFKFLENFISSISKTTGGADGKLKFYGVSGNLSLVGNLKAVKGSTYINYLGVPALFENQPIVFKENEILFENLEIMDKFRNPIKLDGKLTHNYFKTFAANVKLVSSKALILDTKKEDNPFYYGYGIGQIDVSFFGPFSAMDMDVKVTSLKGTKFNIPVTYDQVATESKFVKFSSRTVQVDSVIKPIVPSIIGLNMNMQLTITEDADISIIFDELAGDILKGTGRGNLSIKSLRTGQFTVNGLYEVEQGEYLFTLYNFVNKPFAIARGGTINWTGDPLNANIQLEAVYEGLSTSPYILIQEYLAADQRLIEEAKRRTEVKLKMMLTGSLLQPDIRFDIDMPDLTGQLKNFADNKIRYLRTNQDQLNQQVFGLLVLRTFLNSFDPTEIGSNLSTTTINTMSEMLSNQFSLFVTSLLSNAFDDVNFISGVDFNIGYDFDNTIPGSSKFNEGEVVFSLKHRLWNDQWIVTLGGNYKSSSSSIYGNSYFNPESIIEWNTPVPGLKLRIYYRGDESIEGLKHKIGTGISYRKEFDSFFDFKKELNSKAKTRNKNSIE from the coding sequence ATGAGTACACCAGTTGCACATAGTAAAGCATTACAAAACATATCAGTAAAGGCACTGGAATATCTCTTAAAATTTTTAGGAATTGTTTTGGTTTTTATTTTCATGTTCATTATTGTGCTGAGAGCGGAATTTGTTCAAGATTGGTCGCGCAATTGGTTGGTTGATTTTCTTAAGAAATCTTATGACCAGGATCTGGAAATTAATTCATTTTATTTAGATCCTTTTAATGGATTTAAAGGAGCATTTCTTATTAGGGATCATCATAAAGACACTTTGTTTTATGCTAGGGATGTTCATATAGGATTGTTAAAAAGTTTACGCTCTGTATTGTCGAGAAAGTTATATGTAGATGATATCGAGTGCGATTCGGTCGTAATGAAAATAAAAGTATACGAAGGAGAGTCTGGTTCAAATTTAAATTATTTTATTTCCAAGTTCAGGAATTCAGAATCAAAGAATAAAGACCCATTTCAATTTAATTTAAACCATTTAATTTTAAAAAACACCAAAGCCAGTTATTTGGATTCAAAGCAGTCGCTTAATTTAGCTTTTAATAAATTGGACTTACTTGTAGATTCGCTTAATTATAATATACAGTATTTTAGTATTAGGAAATTATTACTGGATAACCCTGTTGTTATTTATGATAAAATACGTTCTGAACATGCTGAGCATAATATCAGTCAAATCGATGCATTTGATAGCTGTAAAATAAGTCCAAGTGTTTATTTGAGATTTTTGAATATAAATAATGGTGTCTTAAATTTTAAAGATTCATTATTTACCAGTGAGAAAGGCTTGATGTTTTCAAATATAAATCTAACATCTAAAAACATTTTTCACGGTGATCAATTGGATCATATAGAGTTCTTGAATTTGAATCTAAAAAGTTCAGATGATTTTGCCATAAAAAATGCTGCAATCAGAAACTTCAATTTAAAAGATGATCAAGTTTTGATTGAGGATTTTTTACTTGAAACATTGTTAAGTTCATTAAGGTTTCAATTGAATAGTTCTTTAGCTTATTCAAATTTAGTAAATAAACTTGATTTGAAAAACACATTTATTCAAATGAATTTATTAGAAGGAAAATTTGATCTTTTGGATTTTGATAAATTGTTTCCTAAATATCATTTGTTACAGAAATTTAATTTAAAAAATGGATCTTCATTTAATTTGACTGGAAAGCTATTTGGCAAACTCAATAATCTAAAAGGATCAAATATTATCTTTAATTATTCCAATCAGTTTAATTTTACTGGCAATGTAGGCTCCCGTAATTTATTTATTAGAGACAAATTAGTTCTAAATTTAAAAATTGATCAATTACTAACAACGGCTTCCTTTTTGAGGCAATTATTTGAGCGTTATAATATACCGGCATCTTATGATCGATTTGGACGCATAAAAATGAATGGTCAATTTGACGGCTATTTAAATGATTTTGTAGCTTACGGTTCTTTTAATACTGATCTTGGTTTAATTCGATCAGATATTAAAGTAAATTTCTCATCAAACCAAAATCATGAAGCTATATATAGTGGAGGAATCAGTACTTCAAATCTTGATTTAGGTGCTTTGTTGCAAAGAAAGGAGTTTGGTATATTAAATTCGGAAATAAAAATTATAGATGGCAAAGGATTGGCGGCTAATAATTTGTCTGCAAACCTTGATGGTAAACTTAATGATTTTGTTTATAGAGATTATCATTATTCAGGGATTTCTATAGCTGGATTATTTAAAAAATCTATGTTGCAGGGATCAATAAAAATTAAAGATGAAAATGCTGATGTGGATCTGACAGGAAGTTTTGCGAGATTTGGTGATACTGATGATATAAGCTTAGAAGGTGACATTAAAAAGCTCAATCTCCAAGCGTTGAATTTACGACGTGATGAAGCATCCTATTCAGGTAAAGTGAAGATGAATATTAAACTTGTAAAGAATGAAAATTTATCTGGTAATTTATCTGTTTCAAATTCTAATATAAATATAAATGGCGACAAGTTGTATTTGAAGGATTTTACTTTTAATTCGACAAAGAAAGCTGGTAAAAATAGAATTGAGTTATTTTCAGATTATGCCGATTTTCAATTTGAGGGTAAATTTCAACTAAAAAATGTTATTGGGGATTTAAAAAGTTTAATCGTATCTAAATATCCAATTTTAGATAGTTTGCTAGATAGGAAAGGAAGATCACAGTACCCATCCTTGGTTGGTGCTGGGAGTCTATACATTAAGGATTCAAGGAGTTTGGCGAAAATTCTTAATTTGCCTCTGGAAATGGATTTCTCTGATTTCGATTTTTCAGTAAACAGCAATACAAATGATTTTGAACTGCATTCAAACCGCTTTGACCTCAAATACAAATCATTTAAATTCGATAAGTTTAGTTTGGTAATTGGTTCGCAAAAAAATTTAAGCACCGTATTTACTTCAGATTATATTTATATTAATGGAATAAAAAGGACTGGTAATTTTAAATGTGTGGGAAATCTATTTGATTCAACAGGTAGAATTTCATTTTTACTTTTTGATACACTCAACACAAAAATATTGGCAAATATTAATTCAAATATTAAATATAATCAGGATCTCTTTGCAGTACAAGTAATAAATAAAGATCTTTTTTTTAATAATTCCCGATGGATGATTGATGAAGCCAATATTATTCAAAAATCAAAGAAAGGTCTGTTAGTTAATAATTTTGAATTAAGCGACTCATTGCATTATTTAAGTATACGGGATATTGATTTAAAAGGGCTTACGTTAAAGTCAGATGGATTTGATATTTCATTTGTCAATCAATTTATAAGAAATAAAACGATTTCTTTTTCTGGCTTGTTTTCTGCTAACATTGAAATTCCTGATATTAAGAATATTAAAGAAATTACAGGTAGATTCAATTTTTTTCAACTTCATTTTAATAAAGATAATTTTGGTCCATTTAATTTGAGTTTCAGAGCATATGATATTATGAAACCATGGGATATTCAAGTTGAAAATGTATTTCAGGAGCATGTAATTAGAGGAGAAGGAACCATAAATATACCCATTGTTAAAACTAATTATCAATACAAGCCTTTTGATTTTAGCATCGACTTGAATGTTAAGGCTTTTCCATTTAAGTTTCTTGAAAATTTTATTAGTTCGATTTCAAAAACTACGGGTGGGGCTGATGGAAAGCTTAAATTTTATGGAGTCAGTGGAAATTTATCTTTAGTTGGTAACTTGAAAGCCGTTAAGGGTAGTACGTATATTAATTATTTAGGCGTTCCGGCGTTGTTTGAGAATCAACCTATTGTTTTCAAGGAAAACGAAATTTTATTTGAAAACCTTGAGATTATGGATAAGTTTAGAAATCCAATCAAACTCGATGGAAAACTTACACATAATTATTTTAAAACTTTTGCAGCAAATGTTAAGTTGGTCTCCTCTAAAGCATTGATATTAGATACTAAAAAAGAGGATAATCCATTTTATTATGGCTATGGAATCGGGCAGATTGATGTCAGTTTTTTTGGACCTTTTAGCGCTATGGATATGGATGTAAAGGTCACCAGTCTTAAAGGTACTAAGTTTAATATTCCGGTTACCTACGATCAAGTAGCAACTGAATCAAAGTTTGTAAAATTTTCTTCAAGAACCGTACAAGTTGATTCGGTAATCAAGCCTATTGTGCCTTCAATCATTGGGTTAAATATGAATATGCAATTAACCATTACAGAAGATGCTGACATTTCAATTATTTTTGATGAATTGGCTGGTGATATTTTAAAAGGAACTGGACGGGGGAATTTATCCATTAAAAGTCTTAGAACAGGACAGTTTACTGTTAATGGTCTATATGAAGTAGAACAGGGAGAGTATTTGTTTACCCTTTATAATTTTGTTAATAAACCTTTTGCAATTGCAAGGGGTGGTACTATAAATTGGACTGGAGATCCTTTAAATGCAAATATTCAGCTTGAAGCAGTATATGAAGGCCTTTCAACATCGCCCTATATTTTGATTCAAGAGTATTTAGCTGCTGATCAAAGGTTGATTGAAGAGGCAAAGCGGAGAACAGAGGTCAAATTGAAGATGATGCTAACCGGTTCTTTGTTGCAACCTGACATACGATTTGATATTGATATGCCTGACTTGACAGGACAATTAAAGAATTTTGCCGATAATAAGATTCGATATTTAAGGACAAATCAGGATCAACTGAACCAACAGGTTTTTGGCTTATTGGTCCTTCGTACGTTTTTGAATTCATTTGATCCAACTGAAATTGGATCAAATTTGAGTACAACTACTATTAACACAATGAGTGAAATGCTATCCAACCAATTTTCACTTTTTGTAACAAGTTTATTGAGTAATGCATTTGACGATGTTAATTTTATTTCTGGAGTTGATTTTAACATTGGTTATGACTTTGATAATACCATACCAGGAAGCTCTAAATTTAATGAAGGAGAAGTCGTATTTAGTTTAAAGCATAGACTTTGGAATGATCAATGGATTGTTACACTTGGAGGTAATTATAAATCCTCTAGTTCTTCAATATATGGTAATTCTTATTTTAATCCAGAGAGCATTATTGAATGGAATACTCCGGTGCCTGGATTAAAATTGCGCATTTATTATCGGGGAGATGAATCAATTGAAGGTTTGAAGCATAAAATAGGAACAGGGATTAGCTATAGAAAGGAATTCGATTCATTTTTTGATTTTAAAAAGGAATTAAATTCGAAAGCAAAAACCAGAAATAAGAATAGCATTGAATAA
- a CDS encoding Smr/MutS family protein, with protein sequence MNKRYLSSSVFVKSQFLLEFDKVIQLTADYAVSDQAKAALQDLIYEPFSDKIHLELEILDELAQAIKIHAFNLVNFQSIQDDLTRLKIPGMEISVDSILRLVKVILNNQEVKQKALAPTFLIYKNLISFIGEFPELTKPLVSIKRIFDENFQIRDDASEELQSIRQERLKLNRSIYSAFKKELEIYRTKSYLAEGEESIRDGRFVLRVLAEHKRKINGLVLGESESGKTVFIEPQICFELNNILIDLSFKEQREISKILSLLCDAIRPFLEFFEIAYEKVLAMDILLAKACYANSINAIKPTINSNKILHIISGFHPLLLHKFKQQESKPIPMDILLDEQHKILLISGPNAGGKTIVLKTIGLLQLMLQKGFLIPVSKKSSFCLFDKIWVDIGDWQSLDEGLSTYSAKLRYMKKLVLEADHSSLVLMDELGSGTEPKIGGAIAESVLKELINLKVFGVITTHYSNLKSFAHTNKGIQNGSMLYDESKMIPLYKLQIGKPGSSYALDIARKMQFPKKIINYAKEIAGSDLVKMEDLLSKMEMEKIHLKKTVTDYKAKIDTLNKLIKAYEAMQKQHELKRLKLKMDSKQIEYQQNIDLKKEHHTILNEIREKMDYVEAKNQLELTKNKEKKLAVELNQAEHDYFQMIKSSLVGAEIKPGDKVFLLKQGLSGVVQEISEKKAKVLTDFFTIELNKEELILEKQSILADNKPKVNYQLIDKNASLPGTIDLRGQKVEHAIQALENYLDQALLSSLKDAKILHGKGSGILKSAIHKQLKKLKFIDSFYHPEEESGGAGVTIVVFK encoded by the coding sequence TTGAATAAAAGATATTTATCCAGTTCTGTTTTTGTTAAATCTCAATTTTTACTGGAGTTTGACAAAGTTATCCAATTGACCGCAGATTATGCTGTCTCTGATCAAGCTAAGGCTGCCTTACAAGATTTGATTTACGAACCTTTTTCAGATAAAATTCATCTGGAGTTGGAAATCTTGGATGAATTGGCTCAAGCAATTAAAATACATGCTTTTAATTTGGTAAATTTTCAATCCATTCAAGATGATTTAACTAGATTGAAAATTCCCGGCATGGAGATTTCTGTTGATTCAATACTTCGATTGGTTAAGGTAATTTTAAATAATCAAGAGGTAAAGCAGAAAGCATTGGCTCCAACATTTTTGATTTATAAAAACTTAATTTCTTTTATAGGAGAATTTCCTGAATTGACGAAGCCCCTTGTTTCAATAAAACGCATTTTTGATGAAAATTTTCAAATACGTGATGATGCATCTGAAGAATTGCAGTCAATCAGACAGGAACGTCTCAAGTTAAATCGTTCTATTTATTCTGCTTTTAAAAAAGAACTTGAAATATATAGAACCAAGTCATATTTAGCAGAAGGAGAAGAATCCATTCGGGATGGAAGATTTGTATTAAGGGTTCTTGCTGAACATAAACGAAAAATAAATGGATTGGTATTGGGAGAATCTGAAAGTGGAAAGACCGTTTTTATTGAACCACAAATTTGTTTTGAGTTAAACAATATATTAATTGATCTTAGTTTTAAAGAACAACGTGAAATTAGTAAGATATTGTCCCTGCTTTGTGATGCCATTAGACCTTTTCTTGAATTTTTTGAAATTGCTTATGAAAAGGTTTTGGCAATGGATATTTTACTGGCTAAAGCCTGTTATGCCAACAGCATCAATGCCATTAAGCCAACTATAAATAGCAATAAAATTCTTCATATAATTTCTGGTTTTCATCCTTTATTGCTTCACAAATTTAAGCAACAAGAGTCCAAGCCAATTCCAATGGATATTTTGTTGGATGAGCAACATAAAATCCTTTTGATTTCAGGTCCAAATGCCGGTGGGAAGACAATCGTTTTAAAAACGATTGGATTATTACAACTCATGTTGCAAAAAGGGTTTCTAATTCCCGTTTCAAAAAAGTCAAGCTTTTGCTTATTTGATAAAATATGGGTAGATATTGGTGATTGGCAATCATTGGATGAAGGCTTAAGCACCTATTCTGCTAAATTACGATATATGAAGAAATTGGTTTTGGAAGCAGATCATTCGTCACTAGTATTAATGGATGAATTGGGAAGCGGGACTGAACCTAAAATTGGTGGTGCAATTGCAGAGTCTGTCTTAAAAGAGTTAATAAATTTGAAAGTATTTGGAGTAATCACGACGCACTATTCGAATTTAAAATCATTTGCTCATACAAATAAGGGCATCCAGAACGGTTCGATGCTTTATGATGAAAGTAAAATGATTCCATTATATAAATTGCAAATTGGAAAGCCTGGAAGTTCATATGCTTTGGATATTGCCAGAAAAATGCAATTTCCTAAGAAAATTATAAATTATGCAAAGGAGATAGCTGGTTCTGATTTAGTAAAAATGGAAGATCTTTTGTCTAAAATGGAAATGGAAAAGATTCATCTTAAAAAAACAGTTACAGATTATAAAGCGAAAATAGACACATTGAATAAATTAATTAAAGCGTATGAAGCTATGCAGAAGCAACATGAGTTAAAGCGCTTGAAGTTAAAAATGGACAGTAAACAGATTGAATACCAGCAAAATATAGATTTAAAGAAAGAACATCATACCATTTTAAATGAGATAAGGGAAAAGATGGATTATGTTGAAGCAAAAAATCAGCTTGAATTAACTAAAAATAAAGAAAAAAAATTAGCTGTTGAATTGAATCAGGCAGAGCACGATTATTTTCAAATGATTAAGTCAAGCCTTGTGGGTGCGGAAATTAAGCCTGGAGACAAAGTATTTTTGTTAAAGCAAGGGCTTTCTGGAGTGGTTCAGGAAATATCTGAGAAGAAAGCTAAAGTTTTGACAGATTTCTTTACAATTGAACTGAATAAAGAGGAGTTGATTTTAGAAAAGCAAAGCATTCTTGCAGATAATAAACCCAAGGTAAACTATCAGTTAATTGACAAGAATGCAAGTTTGCCAGGTACCATAGATTTAAGAGGCCAGAAAGTAGAGCATGCTATACAAGCACTAGAAAACTATTTGGATCAAGCATTATTATCAAGTTTAAAAGATGCTAAAATTCTTCATGGAAAAGGATCAGGGATATTAAAATCCGCTATTCATAAACAATTAAAAAAATTGAAATTTATCGACTCGTTTTACCATCCGGAAGAGGAGAGCGGAGGCGCAGGAGTTACCATCGTTGTATTTAAATAA
- a CDS encoding peptidoglycan DD-metalloendopeptidase family protein, whose amino-acid sequence MNIENGQEKSVNHFDLKECQTSPSGLIFGFDPKHFSIETRKMPFGKSLSELFRNNDISGPKSEKLIKNISELIDLRNLRSGNTYGFIASNPCIEPDYFIYEIDASKYLTCELKGDHCVNLQYRNSELKREHASGIIESSLWNALEGQNLSLDLIDQMEDALSSSVDFHHVQKGNTFKLIYNRLFIEGKPTQSGELLAAYFETDYGEHFSISFKPNNKKGFYNLKGSPMVSRFLQAPVRFSRISSGFNMRRFHPVLKYSRPHLGTDYAAPHGTPILSVGAGVVEAASYTSGNGNFVKIRHDNTYQTQYLHMSKFAKGIRKGTPVSQGQVIGYVGSTGLASGPHVCFRFWKNGVQVNHRNLHFPSPDPLPKNQLEEYFKHRDNLVQELNSIQFSTAINTNKNS is encoded by the coding sequence ATGAATATTGAAAATGGGCAAGAAAAATCTGTCAATCATTTTGATCTAAAAGAATGCCAAACTAGCCCATCTGGTTTAATTTTTGGGTTTGATCCTAAACATTTTTCAATAGAAACGCGAAAAATGCCGTTTGGCAAATCCTTATCCGAGTTATTTAGGAACAACGACATCAGTGGTCCTAAATCCGAAAAACTCATTAAAAACATTTCAGAGCTTATCGATTTACGCAATCTTAGATCTGGAAATACCTATGGATTCATTGCCTCAAATCCATGCATCGAACCTGATTATTTCATTTACGAAATTGATGCTTCGAAGTATTTAACATGTGAATTGAAAGGTGATCATTGCGTTAACCTCCAATACCGTAACTCCGAATTAAAACGAGAACACGCTTCTGGGATCATTGAATCTTCCCTTTGGAATGCATTAGAAGGTCAAAATCTATCATTAGATCTAATTGATCAAATGGAAGACGCTTTGTCATCGTCAGTTGACTTTCACCATGTACAAAAAGGAAATACCTTTAAATTAATATACAATCGCCTTTTTATCGAAGGAAAACCAACACAATCCGGTGAATTGTTGGCAGCTTATTTTGAAACAGACTATGGAGAGCATTTTTCAATTTCCTTTAAACCAAACAACAAAAAGGGTTTTTACAATCTAAAAGGAAGCCCCATGGTAAGTCGATTTTTACAAGCACCCGTTCGATTTTCCAGAATTAGTTCAGGCTTTAATATGCGCCGTTTTCATCCTGTGTTAAAGTATTCAAGACCGCATTTAGGCACTGATTATGCAGCACCCCATGGAACTCCAATATTATCTGTTGGCGCAGGAGTAGTTGAAGCCGCATCATATACTTCAGGCAATGGAAATTTTGTAAAAATAAGACACGATAATACGTATCAGACTCAGTATTTGCATATGTCAAAATTCGCAAAAGGCATTCGCAAAGGAACTCCCGTTAGTCAAGGTCAGGTTATTGGCTATGTTGGATCTACTGGATTAGCAAGTGGCCCCCATGTATGTTTTAGGTTTTGGAAAAACGGTGTTCAAGTCAATCATAGAAACCTACACTTTCCATCACCTGATCCTCTACCAAAAAATCAGCTCGAAGAATACTTCAAACATCGTGATAACTTAGTCCAGGAATTAAATTCAATACAATTTAGTACTGCTATTAATACGAATAAAAATTCCTAG